A stretch of Dehalogenimonas sp. THU2 DNA encodes these proteins:
- the secF gene encoding protein translocase subunit SecF, with protein MPNIIGKRKLFLSLSGALIVLSLIFLGAFGLKSGIDFSSGSLLTVAFDSAPELSDLRSELSDLGYGTAIIQETGSEDFIIRLPSITDAQKNTLEDGLETAFGALTERSFESVDPIIASQTSRIALIAVGLASVGILLYLTYAFRRMPKPLHYGTGAVVAVLHDVVAVLGIYAVLAAAFGWEINLVFIIGILAVIGYSVNNTVVVFDRIRENALRGVAPTFEGVVNRSVAETLIRSINTSLTTIIVVLALMLFVGATIQNLAVVMLIGIIVGTYDSVFVAPAILVIWDNFDKKRIGAKS; from the coding sequence ATGCCTAATATCATCGGTAAACGTAAACTTTTTCTCAGTCTTTCCGGGGCGCTGATCGTCCTCTCGCTCATTTTCCTGGGCGCCTTCGGACTGAAATCCGGTATCGACTTTTCCAGTGGTTCGCTGCTGACTGTCGCTTTCGACTCGGCCCCTGAGCTTTCCGACCTCAGAAGTGAGCTTTCAGACCTGGGTTACGGCACCGCCATCATCCAGGAGACCGGCAGCGAGGATTTCATCATCCGCCTGCCTTCCATCACCGACGCTCAGAAAAACACCCTCGAGGACGGGCTGGAAACAGCTTTCGGCGCTCTGACCGAACGCAGCTTCGAATCCGTGGATCCCATCATCGCCAGCCAGACCTCCCGGATCGCCCTGATCGCCGTGGGACTGGCTTCCGTGGGCATCCTGCTGTACCTGACTTACGCCTTCCGTCGCATGCCCAAACCGCTGCACTACGGCACCGGCGCCGTGGTGGCGGTGCTGCATGATGTCGTGGCCGTACTGGGCATCTACGCCGTGCTGGCCGCCGCCTTCGGCTGGGAGATCAACCTGGTCTTCATCATCGGCATCCTGGCGGTCATCGGTTACAGCGTCAACAACACGGTGGTCGTCTTCGACCGGATCCGGGAGAACGCCCTGCGCGGCGTGGCCCCGACCTTCGAGGGCGTGGTCAACCGCAGCGTGGCCGAAACGCTGATCCGTTCCATCAATACCTCCCTGACCACCATCATCGTGGTGCTGGCGCTGATGCTCTTCGTGGGCGCCACCATCCAGAACCTGGCGGTGGTCATGCTCATCGGCATCATAGTGGGCACCTATGATTCGGTCTTTGTCGCGCCGGCGATACTGGTTATCTGGGACAATTTCGACAAGAAACGCATCGGGGCCAAATCTTAA
- the secG gene encoding preprotein translocase subunit SecG, which produces MLTFLLIAQIIIAVTLGLSTLLQVRGGGLGGIFGQSDTVFRTKRGIEKSLFQLTIALVIMFVLVSIWVLLII; this is translated from the coding sequence ATGCTCACCTTTTTACTTATCGCCCAGATCATCATCGCCGTGACCCTCGGCCTTTCGACCCTGCTGCAGGTGCGGGGCGGCGGCCTGGGCGGCATATTCGGCCAGTCGGACACGGTCTTCCGCACCAAGCGCGGCATCGAGAAATCGCTCTTCCAGTTGACCATCGCACTGGTGATCATGTTCGTCCTGGTGTCCATCTGGGTGCTGCTGATAATCTAG
- a CDS encoding HD domain-containing protein, whose protein sequence is MADTTPSFISVNDPGQRAVIAAIAAVIHTKGVKAFIAGGFIRDTLLKLPVCDLDVAVSGDTASLITDLADKLGSACFALDEGAGMFRITLPAGGAFSQVDIGDAWGTMEEDLARRDFTIDALACPLENFDIATGELPVIDPRGGMRDLEKRLIRAVSPDVFQKDPARLLRAVRLAAELRFTIEPATEVAITADAESVANVAGERTREELVRLLSLPSTGAVFEYLDRLSLLTRIFPELEPSRGVDQPKEHTWDVLGHQLKTVSSLDWVLRRGDWSYAMPEAKSIIPWDASTAAYFESPLNGGTTRLALTRLAALIHDIAKPETKVLAPNGRVRFYGHAGRGAVTAQEMLKRLRFSQKETKFVAAMVESHMRPNQMGPEAILPTPKAVYRYLRDTGEAAVATLYLSLADHLAARGPTLSLDNFREHVTIVNYVLAERGRQLEKSRTPRLLTGTDLQSRLGLRPGPEMGTILTAAGEAQATGEISTPEEAIEFARRLIERGANGS, encoded by the coding sequence ATGGCAGATACAACACCCTCGTTCATCAGCGTAAACGATCCCGGCCAGCGGGCTGTCATTGCCGCCATTGCGGCGGTGATTCATACCAAAGGCGTCAAGGCGTTCATCGCCGGCGGATTCATCCGCGATACTTTGCTCAAATTACCGGTGTGCGATCTGGATGTCGCCGTATCCGGCGATACCGCCTCCCTAATAACCGACCTGGCGGACAAGCTCGGCAGCGCCTGTTTCGCGCTGGACGAGGGAGCCGGCATGTTCCGCATCACCCTCCCGGCCGGCGGCGCCTTCAGCCAGGTGGATATCGGCGATGCCTGGGGTACTATGGAAGAGGACCTCGCCCGGCGGGACTTCACCATCGACGCTTTGGCCTGCCCGCTCGAAAATTTCGACATCGCGACAGGGGAACTGCCGGTAATAGATCCCAGGGGTGGGATGCGAGACCTGGAAAAGCGACTCATCCGCGCCGTCTCTCCCGATGTTTTCCAAAAGGACCCGGCACGCCTACTCCGGGCGGTGAGACTGGCCGCCGAACTCCGATTTACCATCGAACCGGCCACCGAGGTTGCCATCACCGCCGACGCCGAATCGGTCGCAAATGTCGCCGGCGAAAGAACCCGGGAAGAACTGGTGAGACTGCTTTCCCTGCCCTCGACGGGCGCCGTATTCGAGTACCTTGACCGGCTCTCCCTCCTGACCCGGATATTCCCGGAACTGGAGCCGTCGCGAGGCGTCGATCAACCTAAAGAACACACCTGGGACGTACTGGGTCACCAGCTTAAAACGGTATCCTCTCTGGACTGGGTATTACGACGAGGTGACTGGTCATACGCTATGCCTGAAGCGAAAAGCATCATCCCCTGGGATGCATCGACCGCCGCATATTTCGAATCCCCGCTGAACGGCGGCACCACCCGGCTGGCCCTCACCCGTTTGGCCGCGCTCATCCATGACATCGCCAAACCGGAGACCAAGGTCCTGGCGCCCAACGGCCGCGTCCGCTTCTACGGCCACGCCGGCCGCGGCGCGGTGACGGCGCAGGAAATGCTGAAACGGCTGCGATTTTCACAAAAAGAAACCAAATTCGTCGCCGCCATGGTGGAGTCCCACATGCGGCCGAACCAGATGGGTCCAGAAGCGATTTTACCCACCCCCAAGGCGGTCTATCGCTACCTGCGGGACACCGGCGAGGCGGCTGTCGCCACCCTTTATCTCAGCCTGGCCGACCACCTGGCCGCCCGCGGCCCGACGCTGTCGCTTGATAACTTTCGTGAACATGTTACAATAGTGAACTATGTTCTGGCCGAACGCGGTCGGCAACTGGAAAAATCCCGGACGCCGCGGCTCCTGACCGGAACCGATTTACAATCACGCCTCGGCTTGAGACCGGGGCCTGAAATGGGGACGATTCTCACCGCCGCCGGAGAAGCGCAGGCCACCGGGGAGATCAGCACGCCGGAGGAAGCCATCGAGTTCGCTCGCCGGTTGATCGAACGCGGGGCGAACGGGTCTTAA
- a CDS encoding SAM-dependent chlorinase/fluorinase produces the protein MNSVITLTTDFGVAGGYVAAMKGVILDTNPEALLVDISHEIPPQNVFQAAFVLSTVYPYFPRSAIHLVVVDPGVGTTRRIVILRTPSGTFVGPDNGVLSYAIQEYASGDFVEASGGLRQVKLNPEAHAVEVTNSRFFRQPVSDTFHGRDIMAPVAALLSQGFQINAFGETVNRLNMLKLPQPEVLAGGGVTGHVLHIDNFGNVITDVRPEDLPAGTNLRIDLGGHLVQGLKHAYADGSGLMAVIGSAGYLEIALKGGSAAALCSTRVGDDIKIRAGA, from the coding sequence ATGAACTCCGTCATCACCCTGACCACGGACTTCGGCGTCGCCGGCGGCTATGTCGCCGCCATGAAGGGCGTCATCCTGGACACCAACCCGGAGGCCCTGCTGGTAGATATCAGCCATGAAATCCCGCCCCAAAATGTGTTTCAGGCGGCTTTCGTCCTATCCACCGTCTATCCTTACTTCCCCCGTTCCGCCATTCACCTGGTGGTGGTGGACCCCGGCGTCGGCACCACCCGGCGTATCGTCATTCTCCGGACGCCGTCAGGGACCTTTGTGGGGCCGGACAACGGTGTGCTCTCCTACGCGATCCAGGAGTATGCCTCGGGCGATTTCGTCGAAGCCAGCGGCGGCCTCCGCCAGGTCAAACTGAACCCGGAGGCGCATGCCGTGGAAGTCACCAACAGCCGTTTCTTCCGCCAGCCGGTATCGGACACCTTCCACGGCCGGGACATCATGGCCCCTGTGGCGGCGCTCCTGTCCCAGGGGTTTCAGATAAACGCCTTCGGCGAAACGGTCAACCGGTTGAACATGCTGAAGCTGCCCCAGCCGGAAGTTCTCGCGGGCGGCGGGGTGACCGGCCACGTCCTGCACATCGACAACTTCGGCAACGTCATCACCGACGTTCGCCCCGAAGACCTCCCAGCCGGGACCAACCTGCGCATCGATCTCGGCGGCCATTTGGTACAGGGCTTGAAACACGCTTACGCGGACGGCAGCGGCCTGATGGCTGTCATCGGTTCCGCGGGATACCTGGAGATCGCCTTGAAAGGCGGCAGTGCCGCGGCCCTGTGCAGCACCCGGGTCGGCGATGATATAAAAATAAGGGCGGGTGCCTAG
- the rplS gene encoding 50S ribosomal protein L19, with the protein MKVSELVPAAVKTDFPEVNPGDTVKVHVRIVEGEKERIQMFQGVVLRTRNGGDGGNFTVRRVTYGVGVERVFPFASPLVDKIEVVRRGRVRRAKLYYLRGLSGKAARIKEQREPKATE; encoded by the coding sequence ATGAAAGTTTCAGAGTTGGTACCGGCGGCGGTCAAAACCGATTTCCCCGAGGTAAACCCGGGTGATACCGTTAAAGTACATGTCAGGATCGTCGAAGGCGAAAAAGAACGCATCCAGATGTTCCAGGGTGTTGTGCTGCGTACCCGTAACGGCGGAGACGGCGGCAATTTCACCGTGCGCCGTGTCACCTACGGCGTGGGCGTAGAGCGCGTTTTCCCCTTCGCCTCTCCGCTGGTCGATAAGATCGAAGTGGTTCGCCGCGGCCGGGTCCGCCGCGCCAAGCTATACTACCTGCGCGGATTGTCCGGCAAGGCCGCCCGCATCAAGGAACAGCGCGAACCTAAAGCCACCGAATAG
- the priA gene encoding primosomal protein N', whose amino-acid sequence MRYAEVSVNSPAAGRNSYSYEIPAGLNIRPGQAVLVPFGPKTLQGIVVEVGDIPRFAETRLLAGVTDPLVCLTPAQMATGLFISRHYLAPLFPSLALWLPPGFERKAEAIFKTTELPCDVALSPTECAIIEDIRLDDTVEQKTLEKRFGKTAARNALRHLLDNNLIDRRYRLQPLKIKPRLETVVRLIIDFDAAQAIAGKLMAKAPKQASILSQLINSRGNNTAAALRDEIGDISEALAALTRKGLIETVKEESRRAPRLPAAMELPLPPTLTPAQTTAVEAVIRGIDTAMPGKTPAFLLHGVTGSGKTEVYLHATAHALKEGKQIIVLVPEIALTHQIIERFTARFPGRVAVLHSKLSLGERFDQWRAIAEGVFDIVIGPRSALFAPVSQLGLIVMDEEHEWAYKQQDTPPLYHARTVAERLATESGAALLLGSATPDIESYHKVSTGTVTLLELPDRLTPHPGAALPAVTLIDLREELKSGNLSIFSRKLRAEITDALRNREQVILFYNRRGGATFIQCRDCGEVLKCRNCLLPLGYHPVEKRLVCHHCNAGYRVPEICPVCHSRRIKYLGLGTQKLEEETQREFPEARILRWDSDATRGKDAGYQIFDDFRAGRADILIGTQVVARGLDLPRVGLVGVINADTALNLPDFRAGERTFQLLAQVAGRAGRGEFPGRVVVQSYQPEHYAVIAAVKHDYPSFFQQEIKFRRTLGYPPFGELAVLTIQHVDEGTGRAVAATLKNKLTLERDARGLTGIDFLGPAPAFVPRRGGRYRWQVMVKGCGVSEFLSTAGLPAGIGIDVDPLGLD is encoded by the coding sequence TTGCGCTACGCCGAGGTCAGTGTCAATTCACCGGCCGCCGGTCGTAACTCTTACAGCTACGAAATACCGGCCGGGTTGAATATCCGGCCGGGTCAGGCTGTGCTGGTACCCTTCGGGCCGAAGACTCTCCAGGGCATTGTGGTGGAAGTAGGCGATATCCCCCGCTTCGCCGAGACGCGCCTCCTGGCCGGAGTCACCGATCCTCTCGTCTGTCTCACCCCGGCGCAAATGGCGACGGGTCTGTTTATCAGCCGCCATTACCTGGCGCCGTTATTCCCCTCGCTGGCGCTGTGGCTGCCTCCCGGTTTCGAACGAAAGGCGGAAGCCATCTTCAAAACCACAGAACTCCCTTGCGATGTCGCCCTATCCCCGACCGAGTGCGCCATCATAGAAGACATCAGGCTTGACGATACCGTCGAACAAAAAACGCTGGAAAAACGCTTCGGAAAAACGGCGGCGCGCAATGCGCTGCGGCACCTCCTCGATAACAATCTAATCGACCGGCGCTACCGGCTTCAGCCACTCAAGATCAAACCCCGGTTGGAAACAGTGGTCCGCCTTATCATCGATTTCGATGCCGCGCAGGCAATCGCCGGGAAACTGATGGCGAAAGCCCCTAAACAGGCATCAATCTTGTCTCAATTGATCAACTCCCGCGGCAACAACACCGCCGCCGCACTGCGCGATGAGATCGGCGATATTTCCGAGGCGCTGGCTGCCTTGACCCGGAAAGGCCTGATCGAAACCGTCAAAGAAGAATCCCGGCGCGCCCCACGCCTGCCCGCCGCGATGGAACTGCCGCTGCCCCCCACCCTAACCCCCGCCCAAACCACCGCCGTCGAAGCTGTCATCCGAGGCATCGATACGGCAATGCCCGGCAAAACGCCCGCGTTTTTGTTGCACGGGGTGACCGGCTCTGGTAAAACGGAGGTCTATCTTCACGCCACCGCCCATGCCTTGAAAGAAGGGAAACAGATCATCGTCTTGGTGCCGGAGATCGCCCTCACCCACCAGATCATAGAACGCTTCACCGCCCGATTCCCCGGCCGTGTGGCGGTCTTGCACAGCAAACTGTCCCTGGGCGAACGTTTCGACCAGTGGCGGGCTATCGCCGAAGGGGTCTTCGACATCGTAATCGGCCCCAGGAGCGCCCTGTTCGCCCCCGTGAGTCAACTAGGCCTTATCGTAATGGACGAAGAACACGAGTGGGCCTACAAACAGCAGGACACTCCTCCCCTGTATCATGCCCGCACCGTCGCTGAACGTCTGGCGACTGAGTCAGGCGCCGCCTTGCTGCTGGGTTCGGCGACACCGGATATCGAAAGCTATCATAAGGTGTCCACCGGAACAGTCACCCTGTTGGAACTACCGGACCGCCTCACCCCCCACCCCGGAGCAGCGCTGCCGGCGGTCACCCTGATCGATCTCCGGGAAGAACTTAAAAGCGGCAACCTCTCCATCTTCAGCCGTAAGCTGCGGGCTGAAATCACGGATGCCCTCAGGAACAGGGAACAGGTCATCCTGTTTTACAACCGCCGCGGCGGCGCCACCTTCATCCAGTGCCGTGATTGCGGCGAGGTGCTCAAATGCCGCAACTGCCTGCTGCCGCTGGGTTATCACCCGGTTGAGAAGCGGCTGGTCTGCCATCATTGCAACGCCGGTTACCGGGTGCCGGAGATCTGCCCGGTATGCCACAGCCGCCGCATCAAGTACCTGGGCCTGGGTACCCAGAAACTGGAGGAGGAGACACAGCGGGAATTCCCGGAAGCCCGTATCCTGCGCTGGGATTCCGACGCCACTCGCGGCAAGGATGCCGGATACCAGATCTTCGACGATTTCCGCGCCGGACGGGCAGATATCCTTATCGGCACCCAGGTGGTGGCGCGCGGGCTGGATCTGCCCCGGGTCGGGCTCGTGGGCGTGATCAACGCCGATACGGCGCTCAATCTACCGGATTTCCGCGCCGGTGAACGCACTTTCCAGTTGCTGGCCCAGGTAGCCGGACGGGCCGGGCGCGGCGAATTCCCCGGCCGGGTGGTGGTGCAAAGCTACCAGCCGGAGCATTACGCCGTCATCGCCGCCGTCAAACATGACTACCCGAGTTTCTTTCAACAGGAGATCAAATTCCGGCGAACGCTGGGCTACCCGCCTTTCGGTGAACTGGCCGTGCTGACGATTCAACATGTCGATGAAGGCACAGGCCGCGCCGTAGCCGCCACCTTGAAAAATAAATTGACCCTGGAGCGGGATGCCCGGGGTCTGACCGGCATCGATTTTCTCGGCCCGGCGCCAGCTTTCGTGCCGCGGCGCGGCGGCCGTTACCGCTGGCAGGTGATGGTGAAAGGCTGCGGCGTATCCGAATTCCTTTCAACCGCCGGACTCCCCGCGGGGATCGGTATCGATGTCGATCCACTGGGTCTGGACTAA
- a CDS encoding cation diffusion facilitator family transporter: MVNTKTRAASLSVASNTLLIVLKVTVGLLTGAVSVLAEAIHSALDLVAAIIAFFGVRAADKPADREHPFGHGKWENVSGTVEAVLIFVAAIWIIYEAVKRILHGAEVELLGWGIAVMLVSVIANTLVSRHLFKIAKATDSVALEADAQHLRTDVMTSAGVLTGLALVQFTGLTVLDPIIAMAVALIIIKAAYDILKKSFGGIVDTGLPDGEEKLIADVLREHRAQLTGFHSLRTRKAGAQRFAELHLVMPRAASVEEAHRMCDHLEADLRERLPRLEITLHVEPCDEECDECEMECGERRDG; encoded by the coding sequence ATGGTAAACACTAAAACCCGCGCCGCGTCACTTTCGGTAGCTTCCAACACCCTGCTCATCGTCCTCAAGGTGACGGTGGGGCTCTTGACCGGCGCGGTCAGCGTGCTGGCAGAGGCCATCCACTCCGCGCTGGACCTGGTGGCCGCCATCATTGCCTTCTTCGGTGTACGTGCCGCCGACAAACCCGCCGACCGGGAGCACCCTTTCGGTCACGGCAAGTGGGAGAACGTCTCCGGCACTGTCGAGGCCGTGCTGATCTTTGTGGCCGCGATCTGGATCATCTACGAGGCGGTCAAGCGGATTCTCCACGGCGCCGAGGTCGAACTGCTGGGCTGGGGCATCGCCGTGATGCTGGTTTCCGTCATCGCCAACACGCTGGTCAGCCGCCACCTCTTCAAGATCGCCAAAGCCACCGATTCTGTCGCCCTGGAGGCCGACGCCCAGCACCTGCGGACTGACGTTATGACCTCCGCGGGGGTTCTAACCGGCCTGGCGCTGGTACAATTCACCGGCCTGACCGTCCTGGACCCAATCATCGCCATGGCGGTAGCCCTGATCATCATCAAGGCGGCCTACGACATCCTCAAAAAGTCCTTCGGCGGCATCGTCGATACGGGACTGCCCGACGGTGAGGAAAAGCTCATCGCCGACGTGCTGCGAGAGCACCGGGCGCAACTGACCGGGTTCCACAGCCTGCGCACCCGCAAGGCCGGCGCCCAGCGCTTCGCCGAACTGCACCTGGTGATGCCGCGCGCCGCCTCCGTCGAAGAAGCCCACCGGATGTGCGACCACCTGGAGGCTGACCTCAGGGAGCGCCTGCCGCGGCTGGAGATCACGCTGCACGTGGAGCCCTGTGATGAGGAGTGCGATGAGTGCGAGATGGAGTGTGGGGAAAGACGCGACGGGTGA
- the secD gene encoding protein translocase subunit SecD encodes MKKHLPGLITILVLLILSALVVLPMGDGILFGKPVQLGLDLQGGIHLVYEADLSGVADEDKDATIEGILGVINNRVNPLGVSEPNIARQGENRIVVELPGTELSDAQKQRIGSTALLVFGEIAGADEEATWVNELGRWKPATAEIDGVVKELNSSYFNENTFVTTGQFGGIELNFEWNGEGSAISEAVTTRLVGDRLGIFEGDTALIGDDGLPIAPTVNTVITDSGVITGLSTNEAQLLSRQLNAGRLPVPLEVIYENTVSPILGADFVDLSLLAGIIGIILVMIFMTVFYRLPGLMASVALLVYVVLVLAIYKLVPVTLTLAGIGGFILSIGMAVDANVLIFERMKEELRARRTVGAAIEAGFSRAWSAIWDANVTTLIVCAILVWVGGSVAAGAPVQGFALTLGVGVLASMFTAMFITRTFLRALIGSKAAKNLKLFTTETGDQNA; translated from the coding sequence ATGAAAAAACATCTTCCCGGACTTATCACCATCCTGGTGCTCCTGATTTTATCGGCGCTGGTGGTCCTGCCGATGGGCGACGGCATCCTGTTCGGCAAGCCTGTTCAGCTCGGCCTCGACCTACAGGGCGGCATCCACCTGGTCTACGAAGCCGACCTGTCCGGCGTGGCCGACGAGGACAAGGACGCCACCATCGAGGGCATCCTGGGCGTCATCAATAACCGGGTCAACCCCCTGGGCGTCAGCGAACCCAATATCGCCCGCCAGGGAGAGAACCGCATCGTCGTGGAACTGCCGGGCACGGAACTGTCCGATGCCCAGAAACAGCGCATCGGCTCCACCGCCCTGCTGGTCTTCGGTGAGATCGCCGGGGCTGATGAAGAGGCCACCTGGGTGAACGAACTGGGCCGCTGGAAACCGGCCACCGCCGAGATCGACGGCGTAGTCAAGGAACTCAATTCCAGCTATTTCAACGAAAACACCTTCGTCACCACCGGGCAGTTCGGCGGCATCGAACTCAACTTCGAGTGGAACGGTGAAGGCTCCGCCATTTCCGAGGCAGTCACCACTCGCCTGGTAGGTGACAGGCTAGGCATCTTCGAAGGCGACACGGCGCTCATCGGCGACGACGGTCTCCCCATCGCCCCCACCGTCAACACCGTCATCACGGATTCCGGCGTTATCACCGGGCTGTCCACCAACGAAGCCCAGCTCCTGTCGCGTCAGCTCAATGCCGGACGCCTGCCGGTGCCGCTGGAAGTCATCTATGAGAATACCGTCTCCCCGATATTGGGCGCCGATTTCGTGGATCTCAGCCTGCTGGCCGGCATTATCGGCATCATCCTGGTGATGATCTTCATGACCGTCTTCTACCGCCTGCCCGGCCTGATGGCCAGCGTGGCCCTCCTGGTGTATGTCGTGCTGGTACTGGCCATCTATAAACTGGTGCCGGTGACGCTGACGCTGGCCGGCATCGGCGGCTTCATCCTGTCCATCGGCATGGCGGTGGACGCCAACGTGCTTATCTTCGAGCGGATGAAAGAGGAACTCCGGGCCCGCCGCACCGTGGGCGCCGCCATCGAGGCCGGTTTCTCCCGCGCCTGGAGTGCTATCTGGGACGCCAACGTCACCACCCTCATCGTTTGCGCCATCCTTGTCTGGGTCGGCGGCAGCGTAGCCGCCGGAGCCCCGGTACAGGGCTTCGCCCTGACGCTGGGTGTCGGCGTCCTGGCCAGTATGTTTACCGCCATGTTCATCACCCGCACCTTCCTCCGGGCGCTCATCGGCTCCAAAGCTGCTAAAAATCTCAAACTATTCACCACCGAAACAGGGGACCAGAATGCCTAA
- the trmD gene encoding tRNA (guanosine(37)-N1)-methyltransferase TrmD produces MRIDILTLFPEMFAGPFGSSILKRAIDRGLLDMQLHNIRDYTHDRHHVVDDTPYGGGAGMVLKPEPVFEAVETVQALDDARAPVILLSPAGRLFTQAIAAELAQKPRLILIAGHYEGIDERLRAIIDDEISIGDYVLSGGELPAMVLTDTVARLLPGVLGSSESQVDESHSQGLLEYPHYTRPPEFRGMAVPPVLLSGNHAEIARWRRRESLKRTLAIRPELLDIAELSKTDRKTLIELKAEFDSGESGTD; encoded by the coding sequence ATGCGCATCGATATATTGACCCTGTTCCCGGAGATGTTCGCCGGACCGTTCGGTTCCAGTATCCTGAAGAGGGCTATCGACCGCGGCCTGCTCGATATGCAGCTCCACAACATCCGGGATTACACCCATGATCGCCATCATGTCGTCGATGACACGCCCTACGGCGGCGGTGCTGGCATGGTCTTGAAGCCGGAGCCGGTGTTCGAGGCCGTCGAGACCGTGCAGGCTTTGGACGATGCCAGGGCTCCAGTCATCCTGCTCTCACCCGCGGGTCGATTGTTCACCCAAGCCATCGCCGCCGAACTGGCGCAAAAGCCGCGCCTCATCCTCATCGCCGGGCATTACGAGGGCATCGATGAGCGGTTGCGGGCGATCATCGACGATGAGATAAGCATCGGCGATTATGTCCTTTCCGGCGGAGAACTGCCCGCCATGGTGTTGACCGACACCGTGGCGCGCCTGCTGCCCGGCGTCCTGGGTTCGAGCGAATCCCAAGTCGATGAGTCCCACAGCCAGGGACTGTTGGAATATCCCCACTATACCCGCCCGCCGGAATTCCGCGGCATGGCGGTGCCCCCGGTGCTGCTTTCCGGAAACCACGCCGAGATCGCCCGCTGGCGGCGGCGGGAATCATTGAAACGCACCCTGGCGATACGACCGGAGTTATTGGATATAGCAGAATTGTCGAAAACCGACCGGAAGACGTTGATCGAGCTAAAAGCCGAATTCGATAGCGGCGAAAGCGGCACCGATTAA
- a CDS encoding histone deacetylase, with the protein MSTGYVHHPAFLTHDAGPSHPESPDRLRAIMGRLGSGGIADRLTSVEARPATRLELLAVHDDTYLEELEKMAGQGGGWLDADTHVSPGSWKAALYAAGGSVAAVEAVMEGRVSHCMVLARPPGHHAFRNRGSGFCLLNNVAIAATAARRKYGLNRVAIIDFDVHHGNGTQAIFEGDHGAYYVSTHQYPHYPGTGGLGGVDSYQFPLSNQSERSTMNYKLSTPLNIPLPSACGDKEYLRVFDEIILPAVRRFNPGLILVSAGYDGHWADPLAGMNLPVSGFAAMVGRIKNLAEDLCGGRLVLCLEGGYHLEALAASVAATFQILLGDSQIDDPLDPPPDRLKASPDISTLIADLKNIHYL; encoded by the coding sequence ATGTCAACCGGTTACGTCCATCATCCCGCTTTCCTCACCCACGACGCCGGCCCTTCCCACCCGGAATCCCCGGATCGCCTGCGCGCGATAATGGGGCGCCTTGGAAGCGGCGGCATAGCTGACCGCCTGACATCCGTCGAGGCACGCCCCGCCACTCGTCTGGAACTTCTGGCCGTCCACGACGATACCTACCTGGAAGAATTGGAGAAAATGGCTGGTCAGGGCGGCGGATGGCTGGACGCGGATACGCACGTCTCGCCGGGGTCCTGGAAGGCAGCGTTATATGCTGCGGGAGGCTCTGTGGCGGCTGTAGAGGCGGTCATGGAGGGCAGGGTGTCTCATTGCATGGTATTGGCCCGCCCGCCCGGCCATCATGCCTTCAGAAATCGAGGCTCGGGTTTCTGTCTGTTGAACAACGTCGCCATCGCCGCCACCGCAGCGCGGCGAAAATACGGCCTCAACCGCGTCGCTATCATCGACTTTGACGTCCACCACGGCAACGGCACACAGGCCATCTTTGAAGGCGACCACGGCGCGTACTACGTTTCGACCCACCAGTACCCGCATTACCCGGGGACAGGGGGATTGGGGGGAGTTGATAGTTACCAGTTTCCACTTTCTAATCAATCGGAACGATCAACTATGAACTATAAACTATCAACCCCGCTAAACATCCCCCTGCCGTCCGCCTGCGGCGATAAGGAATATCTGCGAGTCTTCGACGAGATCATCCTGCCCGCCGTCCGCCGCTTCAATCCGGGCCTGATCCTCGTCTCCGCCGGCTACGACGGCCACTGGGCGGACCCTCTGGCGGGCATGAACCTGCCCGTCTCCGGCTTCGCTGCGATGGTCGGGAGGATCAAAAACCTGGCGGAAGACCTCTGTGGTGGCCGCCTGGTCTTATGCCTGGAAGGCGGCTACCACCTGGAAGCCCTGGCCGCGTCCGTCGCCGCCACCTTCCAAATCCTCCTCGGCGATTCCCAAATCGACGACCCACTCGACCCGCCCCCGGACAGGTTGAAGGCATCACCCGACATATCGACTCTCATCGCGGATCTGAAGAATATCCACTACCTCTAA